A genome region from Altererythrobacter aquiaggeris includes the following:
- a CDS encoding insulinase family protein, whose amino-acid sequence MRIFIGLASLALAGCASVSAPETMQSAALPPAAVWGIEQTDIPLDPAYVLGTLPNGMRYAIRQNSTPEGTALVRMAVDSGSLSETDAERGYAHFVEHMAFNGSSRVPEGEMIKLLEREGLAFGADTNASTGFEQTLYKLDLPRNDPALLDTALMLMRETASELIIADEAVERERGIILSELRDRTTYGLKETVDRMKFLTPDARYSDRLPIGTADTLAKANGENLRVFYEREYVPANTALVVVGDFEPAEVKAAIEKHFASWAPAPLPTTPLAGPIDTARAGVTDIYLDPSLSERVTASRIGAWIEEPDTVAARKERLLERVGYAIVNRRFQRAARGDNAPFRGAGFGTGDIFDEGRTTNLIVDAGDGEWDTAFRKAVEIWNRALTGGFTQDEVTEQLSAIRTQVENGVSGAPTRSHGVFAEAVLRMLDEGIIPTTPESGQIRFENAAADVNPQTVLAALKRHAVTLDDPLIRFYGRLAPEGGADALRLAWREALAKPAVTAPEAAIAEFGYTGFGTPGRAVTDETDSRLGIRMLTFTNGLKLNLKRTDLQADRISFRLHIDGGTMLDTKDAPLATALTGSLAVGGLGKHSEDELQSILAGRSVGWSIGAASETFLIGGGTTKRDLDLQMRLLAAAITDPGYREQGEVQYRRNIANFFANLNATPGSAMRNALGGIVSDNDPRFTLQPLDDYRALSFARLRAAIEGRLDNGAMELSVVGDFDEDEMIELAAKTLGALPAREIDFRPYDDRRQRSFTQDRSQRILRHAGEADQALLYLTWPTRDDSDLKEVLELEVLERVMRLQLTDSLREVLGQAYSPGASNRSSGTYEGYGTFAVSASIDVADVAAAREAMAAVVEKLRREAISDDTLERARRPMIENYDNALKSNSGWMSLVDLAQSQPDTRDRFLLQRGLLETITPEDIRQMAARYIAIEQALEILTLPEAK is encoded by the coding sequence TTGCGGATTTTCATCGGACTTGCGTCACTCGCGCTGGCTGGCTGCGCATCGGTCTCGGCGCCCGAAACGATGCAGTCTGCCGCACTGCCGCCAGCCGCCGTCTGGGGGATCGAACAAACCGATATTCCGCTTGATCCGGCTTATGTACTGGGCACGCTGCCCAATGGAATGCGCTATGCAATCCGCCAGAATTCTACGCCCGAAGGCACCGCGCTGGTGCGTATGGCCGTGGATTCGGGCTCACTATCCGAAACCGATGCCGAACGCGGCTATGCGCATTTCGTCGAACATATGGCCTTCAACGGATCGAGCCGGGTGCCTGAAGGCGAGATGATCAAGCTGCTCGAACGCGAAGGGCTGGCGTTTGGCGCAGATACCAATGCATCGACCGGGTTTGAACAAACGCTTTATAAGCTCGATTTGCCGCGCAATGACCCCGCATTGCTGGATACCGCGCTGATGCTGATGCGCGAAACGGCGAGCGAGCTCATCATTGCCGATGAGGCGGTCGAGCGTGAGCGCGGAATTATCTTGTCCGAATTGCGCGACCGCACAACTTACGGCCTTAAAGAAACGGTTGACCGGATGAAGTTCCTGACCCCGGATGCCCGGTATAGTGACCGCTTGCCCATCGGCACGGCAGATACGCTGGCCAAGGCCAATGGCGAAAATCTGCGCGTGTTCTACGAACGTGAATATGTGCCCGCCAATACGGCGCTTGTTGTGGTGGGGGATTTCGAACCTGCGGAAGTAAAGGCTGCGATTGAAAAACATTTCGCAAGCTGGGCCCCGGCGCCGCTGCCAACCACGCCGCTGGCCGGCCCCATCGACACCGCCCGGGCGGGCGTAACCGATATATATCTTGACCCGTCACTTTCGGAACGGGTTACCGCATCGCGGATCGGTGCGTGGATCGAAGAACCCGACACTGTCGCCGCGCGGAAAGAAAGGCTGCTGGAACGGGTCGGATATGCCATCGTCAATCGCCGTTTCCAGCGCGCAGCGCGGGGGGACAATGCGCCTTTCCGCGGTGCCGGTTTCGGCACGGGAGATATTTTTGACGAAGGGCGCACGACCAATCTGATCGTCGATGCGGGTGATGGCGAGTGGGATACGGCATTCCGTAAAGCGGTCGAGATCTGGAACCGCGCGCTGACGGGCGGCTTCACGCAGGATGAGGTTACCGAGCAGCTTTCGGCGATCCGGACGCAGGTCGAAAACGGTGTGTCCGGGGCGCCGACACGCTCGCACGGCGTATTTGCGGAGGCCGTTTTGCGAATGCTTGACGAGGGGATTATTCCCACCACCCCCGAAAGCGGCCAGATCAGATTTGAAAATGCGGCCGCCGATGTGAATCCGCAAACAGTGCTTGCGGCGTTGAAACGGCACGCGGTAACCCTCGACGATCCGCTGATCCGATTTTATGGCAGGCTCGCGCCGGAGGGCGGTGCGGATGCGCTGCGACTGGCCTGGCGGGAGGCGCTCGCCAAGCCTGCCGTAACAGCCCCCGAAGCGGCAATTGCGGAATTCGGCTACACCGGCTTCGGGACCCCGGGGCGCGCGGTGACGGACGAAACCGACAGCAGGCTCGGCATTCGGATGCTGACCTTTACCAACGGACTGAAGCTCAATCTGAAGCGCACCGACTTGCAGGCCGACAGGATCAGTTTTCGGCTTCATATCGATGGCGGCACGATGCTCGATACCAAAGACGCACCGCTGGCAACCGCGCTGACTGGCAGTCTGGCGGTTGGCGGCCTGGGGAAACATTCCGAAGATGAATTGCAGAGCATTCTTGCAGGACGCAGCGTGGGCTGGTCGATCGGCGCAGCCAGCGAGACCTTCCTGATCGGCGGCGGCACGACGAAACGCGATCTGGACCTGCAAATGCGGCTGCTGGCTGCCGCGATAACCGATCCCGGCTACCGCGAGCAGGGTGAAGTGCAATATCGCCGCAACATCGCGAATTTCTTTGCCAATCTCAATGCGACACCCGGCTCCGCAATGCGCAATGCGCTGGGCGGGATCGTGTCCGACAACGATCCGCGTTTCACGCTGCAACCACTGGATGATTACCGCGCTTTGAGTTTCGCCAGACTGCGCGCGGCAATCGAAGGGCGGCTGGACAACGGCGCGATGGAATTGTCGGTTGTCGGTGATTTCGATGAAGACGAAATGATCGAACTGGCCGCCAAAACGCTCGGCGCGCTGCCCGCGCGCGAGATCGATTTTCGTCCCTATGACGACCGGCGCCAGCGCAGTTTCACGCAGGACCGTTCGCAGCGCATCCTGCGCCATGCCGGCGAGGCTGATCAGGCGCTGCTTTATCTGACCTGGCCCACCCGCGATGATAGCGATCTGAAGGAAGTTCTGGAATTGGAAGTGCTCGAACGCGTGATGCGTTTACAGCTGACCGACAGCTTGCGCGAAGTTTTGGGCCAGGCCTATTCGCCCGGCGCCAGCAACCGGTCGAGCGGCACCTATGAAGGATATGGTACCTTTGCCGTTTCAGCATCGATCGATGTCGCGGATGTCGCTGCCGCGCGCGAGGCAATGGCAGCTGTCGTGGAAAAATTGCGCCGTGAGGCCATAAGTGACGACACGCTGGAACGCGCGCGCCGTCCGATGATCGAAAATTACGATAATGCGCTCAAGTCGAACAGTGGCTGGATGTCGCTGGTCGATCTGGCCCAGAGCCAGCCCGACACAAGGGACAGGTTTCTGTTGCAGCGCGGCCTGCTGGAAACGATTACGCCGGAGGATATCAGACAGATGGCGGCGCGTTATATCGCAATCGAACAGGCGCTGGAAATCCTGACCCTGCCCGAGGCGAAATGA
- the purQ gene encoding phosphoribosylformylglycinamidine synthase subunit PurQ, with protein MAFKTAVITFPGSNCDRDMAVAIEQVSGTAPVRVWHGDADLPGGLDFIALPGGFSYGDYLRSGAMASRSPIMRSVIKAAERGVPVLGVCNGFQILTESGLLPGALMRNEGINFVCRDAQLIVENASSLFTSRYHAGQRITIPVAHHDGNFFADDAVLDRIEGEGRVAFRYTDAVNGSSREIAGLLNKAGNVLGMMPHPERAIETAHGGTGGKALFESAMRALASA; from the coding sequence ATGGCTTTCAAAACTGCGGTCATCACTTTTCCGGGGTCCAATTGCGACCGGGATATGGCGGTTGCCATCGAACAGGTTTCCGGTACCGCGCCGGTGCGTGTCTGGCACGGCGATGCCGATTTGCCCGGCGGCCTTGATTTCATCGCTCTGCCCGGCGGATTTTCATATGGCGATTACCTGCGTTCGGGTGCCATGGCATCGCGCAGTCCGATCATGCGCTCGGTTATCAAGGCGGCGGAGCGGGGCGTGCCCGTTCTTGGCGTGTGCAACGGTTTCCAGATTCTGACCGAAAGCGGGCTTCTGCCCGGGGCGCTGATGCGGAATGAAGGCATCAATTTTGTTTGCCGCGATGCGCAGCTGATTGTCGAAAACGCCTCGTCGCTGTTCACGTCGCGGTATCACGCCGGGCAGCGGATCACCATTCCGGTCGCGCATCACGATGGCAATTTCTTTGCCGATGATGCCGTGCTGGACCGCATCGAGGGTGAAGGCCGTGTAGCGTTTCGGTATACCGATGCCGTAAACGGTTCGTCACGCGAGATCGCCGGACTGCTGAACAAGGCGGGCAATGTGCTGGGAATGATGCCGCATCCCGAACGCGCGATCGAAACCGCGCATGGCGGCACCGGCGGTAAGGCGTTGTTCGAAAGTGCAATGCGGGCGCTGGCCTCTGCCTGA
- the purS gene encoding phosphoribosylformylglycinamidine synthase subunit PurS: MKISVHVSLKPGVLDPQGRAVHHALEGLGFGGIEDVRIGRLIELDVADSTSDAQLDDMCRKLLANTVIENYRIEKVSENA, encoded by the coding sequence ATGAAAATAAGTGTCCATGTCAGCTTGAAACCCGGGGTGCTCGATCCGCAAGGCCGCGCAGTGCACCACGCGCTCGAGGGTCTTGGTTTCGGCGGTATCGAAGATGTCCGGATCGGCCGTCTGATCGAACTGGATGTTGCTGACAGTACAAGCGACGCGCAGCTGGACGATATGTGCCGCAAGTTGCTGGCAAACACTGTCATCGAAAATTACCGGATCGAAAAGGTATCGGAGAACGCCTGA
- a CDS encoding bifunctional alpha/beta hydrolase/OsmC family protein: MIATEKFTFTGSGGHVLDGRLELPRYGSARAAALFAHCFTCGKQSRAATRIAAALAKQGIAVLRFDFTGLGNSEGDFANAGFVSNVEDLTAAAAAMRARGLAPSLLIGHSLGGAAVIAAASRIPESTAVVTLGAPFDSAHVFHHFGDGVARIEAEGEADVSIAGRSFRVARAFLEQGRNQPQAQRLADLDRALLVMHSPTDDVVGIDNASSIFLAAKHPKSFVALDGADHLLTTAGAAEYAASIITAWAERYLPDQADVGTAPAEGIVTVETAAGKFAQSVRTAHHTFISDEPESYGGNDDGPAPYDLLLAALGTCTSMTIKMYADRKNIPLDAVTVELEHSRNHQQDCLDCDQGGGQIQAIDRTIGLRGNLTADQRSRLIEIADKCPVHRTLEGELHIHTTSAE; encoded by the coding sequence ATGATCGCGACTGAAAAGTTCACCTTTACCGGTTCCGGAGGGCACGTTCTGGATGGCCGGCTGGAATTGCCGCGATACGGATCTGCGCGGGCGGCTGCGCTGTTCGCGCATTGCTTCACATGCGGAAAACAGAGCCGCGCCGCCACGCGCATTGCCGCAGCATTGGCCAAACAGGGCATCGCTGTCTTGCGGTTCGATTTTACCGGGCTTGGCAACAGCGAAGGCGATTTTGCCAATGCAGGATTTGTGTCCAACGTCGAGGATTTGACCGCTGCGGCGGCGGCCATGCGCGCGCGCGGTTTGGCGCCTTCGCTGCTCATCGGTCACAGTCTGGGCGGGGCCGCGGTCATCGCCGCTGCCAGCCGTATCCCCGAAAGCACGGCCGTGGTCACGCTGGGCGCTCCGTTTGATAGCGCGCATGTGTTTCACCACTTCGGAGACGGGGTTGCGCGCATCGAAGCCGAAGGGGAGGCCGATGTTTCGATCGCCGGCCGCAGTTTCAGAGTGGCCAGAGCATTTCTGGAACAAGGCAGAAACCAGCCGCAGGCGCAGCGGCTGGCGGATCTGGACCGCGCCTTGCTGGTGATGCATTCGCCCACCGATGATGTGGTGGGGATCGATAATGCGAGCAGCATCTTTCTGGCCGCCAAACATCCCAAAAGCTTCGTTGCGCTGGATGGTGCCGACCATCTGCTGACAACGGCCGGCGCAGCGGAATATGCTGCTTCCATAATCACGGCATGGGCGGAACGCTATTTACCCGATCAGGCCGACGTGGGCACCGCGCCCGCCGAAGGAATTGTCACCGTCGAGACTGCGGCGGGAAAATTCGCGCAAAGTGTGCGGACGGCGCACCATACCTTTATTTCGGACGAACCCGAAAGCTACGGCGGAAATGATGATGGACCTGCGCCCTACGATCTGCTGCTGGCCGCGCTGGGCACCTGCACATCGATGACAATCAAGATGTATGCGGACCGCAAGAATATCCCGCTCGATGCCGTGACCGTCGAACTGGAACATTCGCGCAATCACCAGCAGGATTGTCTGGACTGCGATCAGGGCGGCGGACAAATCCAGGCAATTGACCGCACGATAGGCTTGCGCGGAAACCTGACCGCAGACCAGCGAAGCAGGTTAATCGAAATCGCCGACAAATGTCCGGTCCACCGCACATTGGAAGGGGAATTGCACATTCACACCACATCCGCGGAATAG
- a CDS encoding sodium:proton antiporter, whose product MHETQSLNAFDIAAMLVVAAAVLGWFNHQFIKLPHVIGLTVMGALAAIGLLVADAFIPGITLDNDVAQLLEQMNFTDTLLQGMLSFLLFAGALHVDLDRLKADWLPVLLLSTVGVIISTVLVGLAMWGVGLMLGLPILPIWYFVFGALISPTDPVSVLGVLKEENVPLSLQSAVAGESLFNDGVGIVIFTILLGAAISGADFSVSEGARLFTIEAGGGVLVGLIFGWLGFKALGSMDEYALEVLITLAIVMGGYALCTYLHISGPLAMAVAGLLIGNHGMNTAMSDVTQDYVVKFWELVDELLNSVLFLLIGLELIVLVPGIPHIVLAVAAIVITLAARAAAVGAMTKVVPAARLDTKGAGRVLWWGGLRGGISIALVLSLPANETRDLLVAATFAAVLFSVLVQRATLGKLIDTLRENSQPDAAADIGRSVH is encoded by the coding sequence ATGCATGAAACCCAAAGCCTTAATGCCTTCGATATTGCCGCTATGCTGGTGGTCGCGGCCGCCGTGCTGGGCTGGTTCAACCATCAGTTCATCAAATTGCCCCATGTGATCGGCCTGACTGTCATGGGCGCACTGGCGGCAATCGGACTGCTTGTTGCCGATGCCTTCATCCCGGGCATTACGCTCGACAATGATGTCGCGCAGCTGCTCGAACAGATGAATTTCACCGACACGCTGCTGCAAGGGATGCTCAGCTTCCTGCTGTTTGCGGGCGCTTTGCATGTCGATCTGGACCGGTTGAAAGCCGACTGGCTGCCGGTCCTGCTGCTATCCACGGTCGGGGTGATTATCTCAACCGTTCTGGTCGGCCTGGCCATGTGGGGCGTGGGCTTGATGCTTGGCCTGCCGATATTGCCGATCTGGTATTTCGTGTTCGGCGCGCTGATCTCGCCCACCGATCCGGTTTCGGTTCTGGGCGTGCTGAAGGAAGAGAACGTCCCGCTCTCGCTGCAATCTGCGGTCGCCGGTGAAAGCCTGTTTAACGACGGTGTCGGTATCGTCATTTTCACCATATTGCTGGGTGCGGCAATTTCGGGTGCCGACTTTTCCGTTTCCGAGGGCGCGCGGTTGTTCACCATCGAGGCGGGCGGCGGCGTGCTTGTCGGCCTGATATTCGGTTGGCTTGGCTTCAAGGCACTGGGCAGCATGGATGAATATGCGCTCGAAGTGCTGATAACACTGGCGATTGTGATGGGCGGGTACGCGCTGTGTACCTATCTTCATATATCCGGCCCGCTCGCGATGGCGGTTGCGGGGTTGCTGATCGGAAATCACGGTATGAACACCGCGATGAGCGACGTGACGCAGGATTACGTAGTCAAATTCTGGGAATTGGTCGACGAATTGCTCAATTCGGTTCTGTTCCTGCTGATCGGGTTGGAACTCATCGTGCTGGTGCCCGGTATCCCGCACATTGTGCTGGCCGTGGCGGCTATCGTGATCACGCTGGCAGCGCGGGCTGCCGCGGTTGGTGCGATGACCAAGGTCGTGCCGGCTGCGCGGCTGGATACCAAGGGCGCGGGGCGCGTCCTATGGTGGGGCGGTCTGCGCGGCGGTATTTCCATCGCGCTGGTTCTGTCGCTGCCCGCTAATGAAACACGCGATCTGCTGGTGGCCGCAACATTCGCAGCGGTGCTGTTTTCGGTTCTGGTCCAGCGCGCAACGCTGGGCAAACTGATCGACACCTTGCGCGAAAATTCGCAGCCTGATGCGGCGGCAGATATCGGGCGATCCGTCCACTAG
- a CDS encoding sulfatase-like hydrolase/transferase, whose protein sequence is MAIAQAEFCVFSTLPLYSGRMDNQPSTSFAAGLGGVCRIVAGLIAFAAFYAAANRFQLVNTVLYRAAADDWENALWNFGVLAIQAFALLAAIMFLPRRWFLVAASIALVSITLNIGFGQAAGAPLDAAELGWMLGEIRQAGAAAGEFAGALVKTAAQVVAAAALLAISRTLLARPATRRSLPVLALVILPSLLINYPQAAERNTYTFLARLVLAEPPPERAAVKLVPDTADAPLHIVWIMDESIAAEPFKRLILPALSGMGVTDFGTAASMGFCSAPSNVALRSGVDVRGAGPQMDLRTTPSVWGYARRSGYRTIMLDGQVNGSPQNLLLGPELALIDEYRGVAGDLDTDDVIAAMLNKQMHSAEKTFTYALLRGVHFQYQSHYPAGAIPAQSSKRDHYEAALRYSKRDFFDILLDGVDRSKVAVAYLSDHGQNLAEGQLAHCSSDPVKDEFRIPLIAFLPDTLRAKYAASPAGGRSSSQLFPATLAWMGYDAGLVAKRYDNDLDRPTARYVWFGRSVTPLSTGDPIEVTAGQSFPGKGR, encoded by the coding sequence GTGGCAATCGCGCAAGCCGAATTTTGTGTTTTCTCAACCCTGCCGCTTTATAGCGGCCGGATGGACAACCAGCCATCCACATCATTTGCAGCGGGGCTTGGGGGGGTCTGCCGGATTGTTGCCGGACTGATTGCCTTTGCGGCCTTTTATGCGGCCGCTAACCGGTTCCAGCTGGTTAATACGGTCTTGTACCGCGCTGCTGCCGATGACTGGGAAAACGCACTGTGGAATTTTGGCGTATTGGCCATCCAGGCCTTTGCATTACTGGCCGCTATCATGTTTCTGCCGCGCCGCTGGTTCCTTGTCGCGGCGAGCATCGCGCTGGTTTCGATCACGCTGAACATCGGGTTTGGCCAAGCCGCCGGTGCTCCGCTGGACGCTGCCGAACTGGGCTGGATGCTTGGCGAAATACGGCAAGCGGGGGCAGCCGCAGGCGAATTTGCGGGCGCGTTGGTGAAGACGGCTGCGCAAGTGGTGGCAGCTGCCGCGCTTCTGGCGATTTCCCGAACATTGCTGGCAAGGCCCGCTACGCGGCGATCGCTACCTGTGCTGGCGCTTGTGATTTTGCCCAGTCTGCTGATAAATTACCCGCAAGCTGCGGAAAGAAACACATACACATTCCTTGCCCGGCTGGTGCTGGCCGAGCCGCCGCCGGAGCGCGCCGCGGTAAAACTGGTGCCGGACACGGCAGATGCCCCGCTGCATATCGTCTGGATAATGGATGAAAGCATTGCTGCTGAGCCGTTCAAGCGGCTGATTTTGCCCGCGCTCTCCGGTATGGGCGTGACCGATTTCGGAACGGCGGCATCAATGGGGTTTTGCAGTGCACCATCCAACGTGGCCCTGCGTTCCGGGGTCGATGTGCGCGGCGCTGGTCCGCAGATGGACTTGCGAACGACGCCGTCGGTCTGGGGATATGCGCGCCGTTCAGGGTACCGGACGATCATGCTGGATGGTCAGGTCAACGGAAGCCCGCAAAATCTGTTGCTGGGCCCCGAACTGGCTCTGATCGACGAATATCGCGGTGTCGCCGGCGATCTGGATACCGATGATGTGATTGCCGCCATGCTGAACAAGCAGATGCACAGCGCCGAAAAGACCTTCACTTACGCCTTGCTGCGCGGAGTCCACTTCCAGTACCAGAGCCACTATCCGGCCGGCGCGATTCCAGCCCAAAGCAGCAAACGCGACCATTACGAGGCTGCGCTCCGATATTCGAAACGGGATTTCTTCGATATCCTGCTCGACGGGGTCGATCGCAGCAAAGTTGCGGTGGCCTATTTATCCGATCACGGCCAGAACCTGGCTGAAGGGCAACTGGCGCATTGCTCGAGCGATCCGGTGAAAGACGAATTCCGGATCCCGCTGATTGCCTTTCTGCCTGATACGCTGCGCGCGAAATACGCCGCATCGCCTGCGGGAGGCCGCAGTTCAAGCCAGCTTTTTCCCGCCACTTTGGCATGGATGGGATATGACGCGGGTCTGGTTGCAAAGCGGTATGACAATGACCTCGACCGGCCAACTGCGCGCTATGTCTGGTTTGGACGCAGCGTGACGCCGCTGAGTACCGGCGACCCGATCGAAGTGACTGCGGGGCAGAGTTTTCCGGGTAAGGGCCGGTGA
- a CDS encoding diacylglycerol/lipid kinase family protein — protein sequence MRLDLVYNPASGGFRQENLDQLIAAFKNFDWTITPIATRPDGVTLSHNCQLVCVHGGDGALRQTVRALGQRAGKVPLCVSPAGTINLVARELGYHADPDKFAVQIAAAWARGPLSWAASPLFEFAQMPVLACLSIGPDSVAVARVSGALKAKIGRYAYVVSALKLLLRWPQDPMPVKAQGLDGRIFETSAEAVFAARGKYYAGPFCLSPKARLTNPTLELVIIERSTRLACLRFVLAVLSGRDPAAHGIAKTYTVKWAEIGDGDLPTQVDGDQVPPVMGRIAPSGLIVRYCV from the coding sequence GTGAGGCTGGATCTGGTTTACAACCCGGCCTCGGGCGGTTTCCGGCAGGAAAATCTCGATCAGCTGATCGCCGCGTTTAAAAACTTTGACTGGACGATCACGCCGATCGCGACGCGACCGGACGGCGTCACCTTGTCGCACAACTGCCAGTTGGTTTGTGTCCACGGCGGTGACGGTGCGTTGCGGCAGACAGTTCGCGCGCTGGGCCAGCGCGCCGGCAAGGTGCCGCTGTGCGTATCGCCTGCCGGAACCATCAACCTGGTAGCGCGCGAATTGGGCTATCACGCCGATCCCGACAAATTTGCGGTCCAGATTGCCGCAGCATGGGCGCGCGGACCGCTTAGCTGGGCAGCGTCACCGCTGTTCGAATTTGCGCAAATGCCGGTGCTGGCCTGCCTCTCCATCGGCCCTGACAGCGTCGCGGTAGCGCGCGTTTCCGGTGCGCTGAAGGCTAAAATCGGTCGCTACGCCTATGTGGTCTCGGCGCTGAAACTGCTGCTCCGCTGGCCGCAGGACCCCATGCCGGTAAAGGCACAGGGCCTCGATGGCCGGATATTCGAAACTTCGGCTGAGGCGGTTTTTGCGGCACGGGGCAAATATTACGCAGGGCCGTTTTGCCTGTCACCCAAGGCGCGTCTGACGAATCCGACGCTTGAGCTGGTGATTATAGAACGCAGCACCCGGCTGGCTTGCCTCAGGTTCGTGCTGGCGGTGCTTTCAGGCCGTGATCCCGCAGCGCACGGCATCGCAAAAACCTACACCGTCAAATGGGCGGAAATCGGCGATGGCGATCTGCCTACTCAGGTTGACGGCGACCAGGTGCCGCCGGTGATGGGCCGGATAGCGCCAAGCGGACTGATTGTCCGGTATTGCGTCTAG
- the purC gene encoding phosphoribosylaminoimidazolesuccinocarboxamide synthase: MSRRRQIYEGKAKILYEGPEPGTIIQYFKDDATAFNAQKKGTINGKGVINNRISEYVFTRLSHIGIPTHFIRRLNMREQLVRQAEIIPIEVVVRNVAAGSISKRLGIEEGEALPHTLIEYYYKDDALGDPLIAEEHIACFGWANNEEMQDISSMAIRINDFMVGMFSAINIRLVDFKLEFGRVFDGDYSRVILADEISPDGCRLWDMTTGEKLDKDRFRRDLGGVEDAYQEVARRLGLLQNDDGGPGEVFDLSAHRGKLRGKSK, encoded by the coding sequence ATGTCCCGTCGCCGCCAGATTTACGAAGGCAAGGCCAAGATTTTGTATGAAGGCCCCGAACCGGGCACGATCATCCAGTATTTCAAAGACGACGCGACCGCTTTCAATGCCCAGAAAAAGGGCACGATCAACGGCAAGGGCGTGATCAACAACCGCATCAGCGAATATGTTTTCACGCGCCTGTCGCACATTGGCATTCCCACCCACTTCATCCGCCGTCTGAATATGCGCGAACAACTGGTCCGTCAGGCTGAGATTATCCCTATCGAGGTCGTCGTGCGCAATGTCGCAGCAGGGTCGATCAGCAAACGTCTGGGTATCGAGGAGGGTGAGGCGCTGCCGCACACGCTGATCGAGTATTATTACAAGGACGACGCGCTGGGCGATCCGCTGATTGCGGAAGAACATATCGCCTGTTTCGGCTGGGCCAATAATGAGGAAATGCAGGACATTTCCTCCATGGCGATCCGGATCAATGATTTCATGGTGGGGATGTTCTCGGCCATCAACATCCGCCTGGTTGATTTCAAACTTGAATTTGGCCGCGTGTTTGACGGTGATTACAGCCGCGTGATTCTGGCTGACGAGATCAGCCCCGACGGCTGCCGCCTGTGGGATATGACGACGGGAGAAAAACTGGACAAGGACCGCTTCCGCCGTGATCTGGGCGGTGTCGAGGACGCTTATCAGGAAGTCGCGCGCAGGCTTGGCTTGCTGCAAAATGACGATGGCGGTCCGGGCGAGGTGTTCGACCTTAGCGCCCACCGCGGGAAATTACGCGGCAAAAGCAAATAG